A genomic stretch from Thermomonospora umbrina includes:
- a CDS encoding DUF11 domain-containing protein translates to MRRMVIVGVMAGLAVAVAALAWLSGQDGPRRVTLSEDAEGDVRVAADRTVTPSSLQPGSVFRYRFSVTNDGGSAIRQLAVRSEKAATGSSETGLDVRSVSDPHCSGTVRVDCLFPKLGPGETRTVRVEGRASRTGRAGDRVLIHTFPGFLTHAPHGDLTYEVVGGEAVTTGVLVDGTGSGG, encoded by the coding sequence GTGCGCCGGATGGTGATCGTGGGGGTGATGGCGGGCCTCGCCGTGGCCGTGGCCGCGCTGGCCTGGCTGAGCGGCCAGGACGGGCCCCGCCGCGTCACCCTCTCCGAGGACGCCGAGGGCGACGTCCGGGTCGCCGCCGACCGCACCGTCACGCCGAGCTCCCTGCAGCCCGGGTCGGTGTTCCGCTACCGGTTCAGCGTGACCAACGACGGCGGCTCCGCCATCCGACAGCTCGCGGTGCGCAGCGAGAAGGCGGCCACCGGCTCGTCCGAGACCGGGCTCGACGTGCGGTCGGTCAGCGACCCGCACTGTTCCGGCACCGTGCGCGTCGACTGCCTCTTCCCGAAGCTGGGCCCGGGCGAGACCCGCACCGTGCGGGTCGAGGGCCGCGCCTCCCGCACCGGCCGGGCCGGCGACCGCGTGCTGATCCACACCTTCCCGGGCTTCCTGACCCACGCCCCGCACGGCGACCTGACCTACGAGGTCGTCGGCGGGGAGGCCGTCACCACCGGCGTGCTGGTCGACGGCACCGGGTCGGGGGGCTGA
- a CDS encoding HAD family hydrolase yields MSTPYRLVLWNIDHTLVDVGRVTRDAYAEAFQRTTGRPLVRLAPVSGRTESEIIFETLAFNDIEPADDDLATFMAALAQAFAARRGLLRTHGRLLPGAKEAAVALGRGRGCVQSVLTGSIQPNAVLKLAEFGLDTHLDTEVGGYENGVYSKAALLELARSRASEKYGIAFDESAAWQTGDTKGLTVYIADSVRDVQAAKIAKAGSVGVATGGATEAELRAAGADVVLPTLADTESVVHAVERLTTGTPS; encoded by the coding sequence ATGTCGACGCCTTACCGCCTGGTGCTGTGGAACATCGACCACACGCTGGTCGATGTCGGAAGGGTCACCCGGGACGCCTACGCCGAGGCGTTCCAGCGGACCACGGGGCGTCCGCTGGTCCGGCTGGCCCCGGTGTCCGGGCGCACCGAGTCGGAGATCATCTTCGAGACCCTGGCGTTCAACGACATCGAGCCCGCCGACGACGACCTGGCCACGTTCATGGCCGCGCTGGCGCAGGCGTTCGCCGCCCGCCGGGGGCTGCTCCGCACCCACGGGCGGCTGCTGCCGGGCGCCAAGGAGGCCGCCGTCGCGCTGGGGCGGGGGCGCGGCTGCGTGCAGTCGGTGCTGACCGGCTCCATTCAGCCCAACGCGGTCCTCAAGCTCGCCGAGTTCGGCCTCGACACGCATCTGGACACCGAGGTCGGCGGCTACGAGAACGGCGTCTACAGCAAGGCCGCCCTGCTGGAGCTGGCCCGCAGCCGGGCCTCGGAGAAGTACGGCATCGCCTTCGACGAGTCCGCCGCCTGGCAGACCGGCGACACCAAGGGCCTGACCGTCTACATCGCCGACTCGGTCCGCGACGTGCAGGCCGCCAAGATCGCCAAGGCGGGGTCCGTGGGGGTCGCCACCGGCGGCGCCACCGAGGCCGAGCTGCGCGCCGCCGGGGCCGACGTCGTGCTCCCCACGCTGGCCGACACCGAGAGCGTGGTCCACGCGGTCGAGCGGCTCACCACCGGCACCCCCTCGTGA
- a CDS encoding acetoacetate--CoA ligase yields the protein MAQVKSLWEPSDEVISRARVTAYRRWLAERGGPGPTGDSYEDLWRWSVTEVDAFWDSIWSYFDVVGARGDGPVREGGPMPVDGLRWFPGATVNYAANALRGADEHPDDVAVVFRSEAGGHRTLSRREVALHVAHIRAGLAELGVGRGDRVVAYLPNIPEALICFLAVASLGAVWSSCSPDFGSSSVIDRYAQIEPKVLIAVDGYAYNGRHFDRLETVAEIERALPTLAATVLVPYLDPAVGTGGLDKGVAYADLPRPGHDLEFEDVPFDHPLWVVYSSGTTGLPKPIVHGHGGVVLEHLKALSFHQDLGPGDVFLWYTTTGWMMWNYLVGGLLVGATVVMYDGAPGGDVLWRLAAEAGVTYLGVGAPYLMASRKAEMRPGAEFDLSALRGIGSTGSPLPPEGFDWVYEAVGSDVLLGSFSGGTDVCTGFVGPSVLLPLRPGVIQCRGLGAKVEAYDDAGRPVIDEVGELVLTEPMPSMPVFFWNDPDGERYRESYFEGFPGVWRHGDWIKILPDGGCVIYGRSDSTLNRGGVRMGTADFYRVVEAFEEIVDSLVIDTGRLGEEGRLLLYVQLAPGAVLDEGLTGRVRAALRAALSPRHVPDEIREVPGVPRTLSGKKLEIPVRKILLGTPVEQAANRGSMANPEVLDHFRPE from the coding sequence ATGGCACAGGTGAAGTCTCTGTGGGAGCCGTCCGACGAGGTGATCTCGAGGGCCCGGGTGACCGCGTACCGGCGGTGGCTCGCCGAGCGCGGCGGTCCCGGGCCCACCGGTGACTCCTACGAGGACCTCTGGCGTTGGTCGGTGACCGAGGTCGACGCCTTCTGGGACTCGATCTGGTCGTACTTCGACGTCGTCGGCGCGCGCGGGGACGGACCCGTCCGCGAGGGCGGGCCGATGCCGGTGGACGGGCTGCGCTGGTTCCCGGGCGCCACCGTCAACTACGCCGCCAACGCCCTGCGCGGGGCCGACGAACACCCCGACGACGTCGCCGTGGTCTTCCGGTCGGAGGCGGGCGGGCACCGCACGCTGAGCCGCCGCGAGGTGGCCCTGCACGTGGCGCACATCCGGGCCGGTCTGGCGGAGCTGGGCGTGGGTCGGGGCGACCGGGTGGTGGCCTACCTGCCCAACATCCCCGAGGCGCTCATCTGCTTCCTGGCGGTCGCCTCGCTCGGCGCGGTCTGGTCGTCGTGCTCCCCGGACTTCGGGTCGTCCAGCGTGATCGACCGGTACGCGCAGATCGAGCCCAAGGTGCTGATCGCGGTCGACGGCTACGCCTACAACGGCCGGCACTTCGACCGTCTCGAGACCGTCGCCGAGATCGAGCGGGCCCTGCCCACGCTCGCCGCGACCGTCCTGGTGCCCTACCTCGACCCGGCGGTGGGGACGGGCGGCCTGGACAAGGGTGTCGCCTACGCCGACCTGCCCCGCCCGGGCCACGACCTGGAGTTCGAGGACGTCCCGTTCGACCACCCGCTGTGGGTGGTGTACTCCTCCGGCACGACGGGCCTGCCCAAGCCGATCGTGCACGGGCACGGCGGCGTGGTGCTGGAACATCTGAAGGCGCTGTCGTTCCATCAGGACCTCGGGCCCGGCGACGTGTTCCTCTGGTACACCACGACCGGCTGGATGATGTGGAACTACCTGGTCGGAGGGCTGCTGGTCGGGGCCACGGTGGTGATGTACGACGGCGCGCCCGGCGGTGACGTGCTGTGGCGGCTGGCGGCCGAGGCCGGGGTCACCTACCTCGGCGTCGGGGCCCCGTACCTCATGGCGTCCCGCAAGGCGGAGATGCGGCCGGGCGCGGAGTTCGACCTGTCGGCGCTGCGCGGCATCGGGTCCACCGGCTCGCCGCTGCCCCCGGAGGGGTTCGACTGGGTGTACGAGGCGGTCGGCTCCGACGTGCTGCTGGGCTCGTTCTCGGGCGGCACCGACGTGTGCACCGGGTTCGTGGGGCCCTCGGTGCTGCTGCCGCTGCGGCCCGGGGTGATCCAGTGCCGCGGGCTGGGCGCCAAGGTCGAGGCGTACGACGACGCCGGCCGGCCGGTCATCGACGAGGTGGGCGAGCTGGTGCTCACCGAGCCGATGCCGTCCATGCCGGTGTTCTTCTGGAACGACCCCGACGGTGAGCGCTACCGGGAGTCCTACTTCGAGGGCTTTCCCGGGGTCTGGCGGCACGGCGACTGGATCAAGATCCTGCCCGACGGCGGCTGCGTGATCTACGGCCGGTCCGACTCCACCCTCAACCGGGGCGGGGTGCGGATGGGCACCGCCGACTTCTATCGGGTGGTCGAGGCGTTCGAGGAGATCGTCGACAGCCTGGTGATCGACACCGGCCGGCTGGGCGAGGAGGGCCGGCTGCTGCTGTACGTGCAGCTCGCTCCCGGCGCCGTGCTGGACGAGGGGCTGACCGGCCGGGTCCGGGCGGCGTTGCGGGCGGCGCTGTCGCCGCGCCACGTCCCCGACGAGATCCGGGAGGTGCCCGGCGTGCCGCGCACGCTGTCCGGCAAGAAGCTGGAGATCCCGGTCCGGAAGATCCTGCTCGGCACCCCGGTCGAGCAGGCCGCCAACCGGGGCTCGATGGCGAACCCCGAGGTCCTGGACCACTTCCGACCCGAGTGA
- a CDS encoding C40 family peptidase: MSIPLKAICGAATLAFALTPGIREAHAAEHTGASGALPEESGGEQGMLSPPSRGRRPVLGPVDPIRPGKGGPAGPPTVRGAEFRPDHETQDTHPEQALPPQAMPPHAGPQAGPEHAAPAQSGAEEAEFEQAEPGGHAGPLLPAGPTGPISQGGLHGRGMGAHLHAQALAWRQRAARAKRARLIAQWQGRADRAVNFAMAQRGKPYRWGGTGPYGYDCSGLVQRAWRRAGVTIPRVTHDQYRGIRKKVQRRNLRPGDLLLFNGLRHVGMYVGDGRFVHAPRPGRSITTERLRGYYARSYVGAVRPAWPRLPEIPTH, translated from the coding sequence ATGTCAATTCCGTTAAAGGCCATCTGCGGTGCCGCGACTCTGGCGTTCGCGCTCACGCCCGGCATTCGGGAGGCCCACGCCGCCGAGCACACCGGCGCGTCGGGGGCGCTGCCCGAGGAATCCGGCGGCGAACAGGGCATGCTTTCGCCGCCGTCGCGGGGCCGCCGGCCGGTCCTCGGTCCGGTGGATCCGATCCGGCCGGGAAAGGGCGGGCCCGCCGGTCCGCCCACCGTCCGAGGGGCCGAATTCCGGCCCGACCACGAGACGCAGGACACGCATCCGGAGCAGGCTCTGCCGCCGCAGGCCATGCCGCCGCACGCCGGTCCGCAGGCCGGTCCCGAGCACGCCGCACCGGCGCAGTCGGGGGCCGAGGAGGCCGAGTTCGAGCAGGCCGAGCCGGGCGGGCACGCCGGGCCGCTGCTGCCGGCCGGACCGACCGGCCCGATCTCGCAGGGCGGTCTGCACGGCCGCGGGATGGGCGCGCACCTGCACGCCCAGGCGCTGGCCTGGCGCCAGCGGGCCGCCCGCGCCAAGCGGGCCCGGCTGATCGCGCAGTGGCAGGGCCGCGCCGACCGCGCCGTGAACTTCGCGATGGCGCAGCGCGGCAAGCCCTACCGATGGGGCGGCACCGGCCCGTACGGCTACGACTGCTCCGGCCTCGTCCAACGGGCCTGGCGCAGGGCGGGGGTGACCATCCCGCGGGTGACGCACGACCAGTACCGCGGCATCCGCAAGAAGGTGCAGCGCCGGAACCTGCGTCCCGGCGACCTGCTGCTGTTCAACGGGCTCCGGCACGTCGGCATGTACGTGGGCGACGGCAGGTTCGTCCACGCGCCGCGGCCGGGGCGGTCCATCACGACCGAGCGGCTGCGCGGCTACTACGCGCGCAGCTACGTCGGCGCCGTCCGCCCGGCCTGGCCGCGGCTGCCGGAGATTCCCACGCACTGA
- a CDS encoding serine/threonine-protein kinase, with translation MASIPETVAPLRAGDPRRLGDYRLEGRLGAGGQGAVYLGTAPDGRLVAVKLLHAEQTEDPRARERFVREARAAMRVARFCTAQVLDADVAGDLPYLVSEYVPGPSLYRLVAERGPITGAALDRLAIGVVTALVAIHRAGIVHRDLKPGNVLIAADGPRVIDFGIAKDLDGEATTSSRIVGTPAYMSPEQLAGGPVTPAVDVFAWGAMIAYVATGQAPFGSDTIPLVVNRIINAEPELSGLPEPMRSLVADCLAKDAARRPTARQILLRLLGQEDEPVPAPATTGEDGMLARAATLAAVGLVVPGVAAAGTVADGPTDPAGPGGSTDSEVTEHVPPPPPPPEPQRPLGPVAYEMPGYGPVPQPPLPTIPAAGPRRAGPRVRVAMACTGALAALVVTGIMTMSALGDSQDARKMKPAAGTSSPSAGTGQNGTTQNGTGPYAGTPAQNDDPQPGTSTVPSSPTTGGTGGYGGYGGGSGGNGGYGGGGNGTHPTPTPSGETTPTPSVTPTPTDPSPHPSDTGTTPEGGDGDPSTGDGGTGGY, from the coding sequence GTGGCCTCGATCCCGGAGACGGTGGCACCGCTGCGCGCGGGGGACCCGCGACGGCTGGGCGACTACCGGCTGGAGGGGCGGCTGGGCGCCGGCGGGCAGGGGGCGGTCTACCTGGGCACGGCCCCCGACGGCCGGCTCGTCGCGGTCAAGCTGCTGCACGCCGAGCAGACCGAGGACCCCAGGGCCCGGGAACGGTTCGTCCGCGAGGCCCGCGCGGCCATGCGGGTGGCCCGGTTCTGCACCGCGCAGGTGCTGGACGCCGACGTGGCCGGCGACCTGCCGTACCTGGTCAGCGAATACGTGCCGGGGCCGTCGCTGTACCGGCTGGTGGCCGAGCGGGGCCCGATCACCGGCGCCGCGCTGGACCGGCTGGCCATCGGCGTCGTCACCGCCCTGGTGGCCATCCACCGCGCCGGGATCGTGCACCGCGACCTCAAGCCGGGCAACGTGCTGATCGCCGCGGACGGGCCCCGGGTCATCGACTTCGGCATCGCCAAGGACCTGGACGGCGAGGCCACCACCTCCAGCCGGATCGTCGGGACCCCCGCCTACATGTCGCCCGAGCAGCTCGCGGGCGGGCCCGTGACCCCGGCGGTGGACGTGTTCGCCTGGGGCGCGATGATCGCCTACGTGGCGACCGGGCAGGCCCCGTTCGGCTCCGACACCATTCCGCTGGTGGTCAACCGCATCATCAACGCCGAGCCCGAGCTGAGCGGCCTGCCGGAGCCGATGCGCTCGCTGGTCGCCGACTGTCTGGCCAAGGATGCGGCGCGGCGGCCCACCGCCCGGCAGATCCTGCTGCGCCTGCTCGGTCAGGAGGACGAGCCCGTACCGGCGCCGGCGACGACCGGCGAGGACGGGATGCTGGCCCGTGCCGCCACGCTGGCCGCCGTGGGCCTCGTCGTTCCGGGTGTGGCGGCGGCGGGCACGGTCGCGGACGGCCCGACCGATCCCGCCGGTCCCGGGGGGTCCACCGACTCCGAGGTGACCGAGCACGTCCCGCCGCCGCCTCCTCCCCCCGAGCCGCAGCGACCGCTCGGGCCCGTCGCCTACGAGATGCCCGGGTACGGGCCCGTTCCGCAGCCGCCCCTTCCCACGATCCCGGCGGCCGGGCCCCGGCGCGCCGGGCCACGAGTGCGGGTGGCCATGGCCTGTACGGGAGCGCTGGCGGCTCTCGTGGTGACCGGCATCATGACGATGTCGGCCCTCGGCGACTCTCAGGACGCCCGGAAGATGAAGCCCGCCGCCGGAACGTCCTCCCCGTCCGCCGGCACCGGTCAGAACGGCACCACGCAGAACGGCACCGGCCCGTACGCCGGCACGCCCGCCCAGAACGACGACCCCCAGCCGGGCACCTCCACCGTCCCGTCGTCCCCGACGACCGGGGGCACCGGTGGGTACGGCGGGTACGGCGGCGGGTCCGGAGGCAACGGCGGGTACGGCGGCGGCGGCAACGGGACCCATCCGACCCCGACGCCCAGCGGCGAGACCACGCCCACCCCGAGCGTCACCCCGACGCCCACCGACCCCTCGCCCCACCCCTCCGACACCGGAACCACCCCGGAAGGGGGCGATGGGGACCCTTCCACGGGAGATGGAGGAACCGGCGGCTACTGA
- a CDS encoding serine/threonine-protein kinase, translated as MEAEALRTDDPERLGEYVLEGRLGHGGQGAVFLGVAEDGRRVAVKLLHAELTADERARARFLRELEVAKRVAGFCTAQVLDADVAGDRPYIVSEYVPGPSLAVRVAEQGPLSGAALERLAIGTATALVSIHQAGIVHRDLKPHNVLIGPDGPRVIDFGVARAISGASTVTSQIIGTPAYMAPEQLKGADAGTAADVFCWAATIAFAATGRPPFGQDNIPAVINRILNAEPDLGDLTGPLVDLVDACLAKDPADRPEAGGLLMRLLGHDDPAAAAPGAAAGDDADPTALLAVASELAADLDDDATRVDRPARRRPTPTPPPPPPEERPEPVTESGPRPTGTFPAVGGGKLPTPHEWAEQNGLGTMSTQDVARAQARSAGRGGVPRPGRPAVLAVAGALLLVVLATVAFALGGGGGQGEGQNVGGPDDVGTEHVDDGPEKRYDPPPDDGPPDPAPSTTVRPEPTKSAPPDPDPEPQPTDPSTGPTDPPSDPPDPSPSSPPPDPGTPPPDPSGTPPETEQ; from the coding sequence ATGGAGGCGGAGGCGCTGCGGACCGATGATCCGGAGCGGCTCGGCGAGTACGTCCTGGAGGGCCGGCTCGGGCACGGCGGCCAGGGCGCCGTCTTCCTCGGCGTCGCGGAGGACGGCCGTCGGGTCGCCGTCAAGCTGCTGCACGCCGAGTTGACCGCCGACGAGCGGGCCCGCGCCCGCTTCCTGCGGGAGCTCGAGGTCGCCAAGCGGGTCGCCGGCTTCTGCACGGCCCAGGTGCTGGACGCCGACGTGGCGGGCGACCGTCCCTACATCGTCAGCGAGTACGTGCCCGGACCCTCGCTGGCCGTCCGGGTCGCCGAGCAGGGCCCACTGTCCGGGGCGGCGCTGGAACGGCTGGCCATCGGCACCGCGACCGCGCTGGTCTCCATCCACCAGGCCGGGATCGTCCACCGCGACCTCAAGCCGCACAACGTGCTGATCGGCCCGGACGGCCCCCGGGTCATCGACTTCGGCGTGGCCCGGGCGATCAGCGGCGCGAGCACGGTGACCAGCCAGATCATCGGCACCCCCGCCTACATGGCGCCCGAGCAGCTCAAGGGGGCGGACGCCGGGACGGCCGCCGACGTGTTCTGCTGGGCGGCCACCATCGCGTTCGCCGCCACCGGCAGGCCCCCGTTCGGGCAGGACAACATCCCGGCGGTCATCAACCGGATCCTCAACGCCGAGCCCGACCTCGGCGACCTCACCGGCCCGCTCGTCGACCTGGTGGACGCCTGCCTGGCCAAGGACCCCGCCGACCGGCCCGAGGCGGGCGGGCTGCTGATGAGGCTGCTCGGACACGACGACCCGGCCGCGGCGGCCCCCGGCGCCGCCGCCGGCGACGACGCCGACCCCACGGCGCTCTTGGCGGTGGCCAGCGAGCTGGCCGCCGACCTCGACGACGACGCCACCCGCGTCGACCGCCCCGCCCGACGCCGTCCGACCCCGACGCCGCCCCCGCCGCCCCCGGAGGAGAGGCCCGAACCCGTCACGGAGTCCGGGCCCCGACCCACCGGGACCTTCCCGGCGGTCGGCGGCGGCAAGCTGCCGACCCCGCACGAATGGGCCGAGCAGAACGGCCTCGGCACGATGTCCACCCAGGACGTCGCCCGAGCGCAGGCCCGATCCGCGGGCCGCGGCGGGGTTCCCCGACCGGGACGCCCGGCGGTCCTGGCCGTCGCGGGCGCCCTGCTGCTCGTCGTCCTCGCCACCGTCGCGTTCGCGCTGGGAGGCGGGGGCGGGCAGGGCGAGGGGCAGAACGTGGGCGGCCCCGACGACGTCGGCACCGAGCACGTCGACGACGGCCCCGAGAAGCGGTACGACCCGCCGCCCGACGATGGGCCGCCCGACCCCGCCCCGTCCACCACCGTACGACCCGAGCCGACGAAGAGCGCGCCGCCCGACCCGGACCCGGAGCCGCAGCCCACCGACCCCTCGACGGGGCCCACGGATCCGCCGAGCGACCCGCCGGACCCCTCGCCGTCGAGCCCGCCGCCGGACCCCGGGACGCCGCCGCCGGACCCGTCCGGGACCCCGCCCGAGACGGAGCAGTGA